The following coding sequences are from one Methanosarcina sp. WWM596 window:
- a CDS encoding UDP-N-acetylglucosamine 2-epimerase codes for MSVNNDMFSENRLHKIFSYNKIQHLLSKNIGMYPLVYYFMRLFVSYISLDLDPLDISKSINSRSINSKSIIRNFIQKKNIFKFLLNNSAAHDNLDILFYSRSRFVPIKTFEGKETIVDYLFGSLFNHIKEYQSQRKVLFFVDNFFKSVPKNCEMPVHTFYEYSDVCTLTKSLIFSFFVYFEWIINKNKIIKHLRLDGCEFLIPLFTRFFSFQSLFSFIFYDYCFQNAIVKNKPKILIANDDVLSLKPKHLLNTKFFVMQSASLTLQKEQLVKMFITSFSLDDYLVDYFLVTGDKFKEMKQIAGDYKKIKVVGQPRYDSLYYLNKLESKDLFFEKYDINPKNKIILWTTQCSAMDKEENTRNFDSVFSAIKDLSNVTLIIKQHPGETNYHRELINLYLIKHNLNAIVPPKDSDTFELLNFCDLMISKDSTTVLEAVILNKPVIVLNLGKSADKRDYVKENIAIGVYDENSLKPSIEKLLFEDDFLAINRKLFINRYIYRFDGMSTKRVIELIDNEINNI; via the coding sequence ATGAGTGTAAATAACGATATGTTTTCAGAAAATAGGCTTCATAAAATATTTTCTTACAATAAAATCCAACACCTTCTTTCTAAAAATATTGGTATGTACCCTTTGGTTTACTATTTTATGAGGCTTTTTGTCAGTTATATTTCTCTTGATTTAGATCCCCTTGATATTTCTAAGTCTATAAATTCTAGGTCTATAAATTCTAAAAGCATCATAAGGAATTTCATTCAAAAAAAAAATATTTTTAAATTTCTACTTAATAATTCTGCAGCCCATGATAATTTGGATATATTATTTTATTCAAGAAGTCGTTTTGTTCCTATTAAAACCTTTGAGGGAAAAGAAACAATCGTTGATTATCTTTTTGGAAGCTTATTTAATCATATAAAGGAATATCAATCCCAGAGAAAAGTGCTTTTCTTTGTGGACAATTTTTTTAAATCTGTTCCAAAAAATTGTGAAATGCCAGTACACACTTTTTATGAATATAGTGATGTTTGTACCTTAACAAAATCTTTAATATTTAGTTTTTTTGTTTATTTTGAATGGATTATCAACAAAAACAAAATAATTAAACACTTAAGGCTTGATGGATGTGAGTTTCTAATTCCCTTATTTACTCGATTTTTCAGTTTTCAGTCATTATTTTCGTTTATATTTTATGATTATTGTTTTCAGAATGCGATAGTAAAAAACAAGCCTAAAATTCTTATTGCAAACGATGATGTACTTTCGTTAAAACCAAAACATCTACTGAACACTAAGTTTTTTGTGATGCAGTCGGCATCTCTAACTCTACAAAAAGAACAACTCGTGAAAATGTTCATTACGTCTTTTTCATTAGATGATTATCTTGTAGATTATTTTTTAGTTACCGGTGATAAGTTCAAAGAGATGAAACAAATAGCTGGGGATTATAAAAAAATTAAAGTTGTAGGCCAGCCCCGGTATGATTCTCTTTACTATTTGAACAAATTAGAATCCAAAGATCTTTTTTTTGAGAAATATGATATAAATCCAAAAAATAAAATCATTTTGTGGACTACCCAATGTAGTGCGATGGATAAAGAAGAGAATACACGTAATTTTGATTCTGTGTTTAGTGCTATAAAAGATCTTAGTAATGTTACTCTTATAATAAAACAGCATCCTGGTGAGACCAATTATCACAGGGAATTAATTAATCTTTATTTAATAAAACATAATTTGAATGCTATAGTTCCTCCTAAAGATTCTGATACATTTGAACTCTTAAACTTCTGTGATCTGATGATATCTAAAGATTCCACTACTGTACTTGAAGCAGTCATATTAAATAAACCAGTTATTGTTTTAAACTTAGGAAAAAGCGCTGATAAAAGAGATTACGTTAAAGAAAATATAGCTATAGGTGTATATGATGAAAATTCTTTAAAACCTTCGATTGAGAAACTATTATTCGAAGATGATTTTTTGGCAATAAACAGGAAGTTGTTTATTAATAGATATATATATAGATTTGATGGTATGTCTACAAAGAGGGTTATTGAATTAATAGATAATGAGATTAATAATATTTAA
- a CDS encoding flippase: MAEYKLFLHRVGLVAIVQLFTSLSGIILLPILAKNLLIEEYGIWAQVMVTIGIFPGIVMFGLPYTMVRFLSGLKTQEDIQETFYSIFFLVVFTSGIASLLFFIFSETIASILFDKNVFVVKILSLIVFIECLNSLFTNYLRARQRIKSYSLCIFFKTTIQISIVSFFVIMGYGISGAITGVLITQIVLFCYIFRQIILDIGIRPPKFKNMKEYLKFGVPTVPGNFSSWIVNSSDRYVIGILLGTASVGYYSPGYTLGNIISMFFAPLSFLLPVTLSKSYDENDLEEVIKILSYSFKYLMTIAIPATFGISILSKPILTILSTPEIASQGYLITPFVALGALLLGVYGIIVQVLVLEKRTLITGKIWIIAAILNLLLNFVFIPYFGIVGAAITTLIAFTISLILTMHYSFKFLKFDVNLEFILKSVVSSILMSYIIYLLNPEGLISILLTIGVCASVYFIVLYSLKGFDKNEFELLYNIIKH; the protein is encoded by the coding sequence ATGGCTGAATACAAACTTTTTCTACATAGAGTTGGACTAGTAGCTATTGTTCAACTGTTTACAAGCTTAAGTGGAATTATTTTACTTCCTATTCTAGCAAAAAACCTGCTTATAGAGGAATATGGAATATGGGCGCAGGTAATGGTTACGATAGGAATTTTTCCAGGAATTGTAATGTTTGGATTACCTTATACAATGGTCAGATTTTTATCCGGTTTGAAAACACAGGAAGATATTCAGGAAACATTTTATTCGATCTTTTTTTTAGTTGTTTTTACAAGTGGAATAGCTTCATTGTTATTTTTCATTTTTTCTGAAACAATTGCTTCAATATTATTTGATAAAAATGTTTTTGTAGTCAAGATACTATCTTTAATTGTTTTCATTGAATGTTTGAACTCTCTTTTTACAAATTATTTAAGGGCAAGACAAAGAATTAAAAGTTATTCTTTATGTATTTTCTTTAAAACAACAATTCAAATTTCTATCGTAAGTTTTTTTGTAATAATGGGGTACGGAATTTCAGGTGCGATTACTGGAGTGTTAATTACTCAGATTGTTCTATTTTGTTATATTTTTAGGCAAATAATTTTAGATATTGGGATCAGACCTCCTAAATTTAAAAATATGAAAGAATATCTAAAATTTGGAGTGCCTACTGTACCAGGTAATTTTTCAAGTTGGATTGTAAATTCTAGTGATCGTTATGTCATTGGAATACTATTAGGAACTGCTTCAGTAGGATATTATTCTCCAGGATATACGCTGGGCAATATTATAAGCATGTTTTTTGCTCCTCTTTCTTTTTTGCTTCCTGTAACGTTATCTAAGAGCTATGATGAAAATGATTTAGAAGAAGTAATAAAAATATTAAGTTATTCTTTCAAATACTTAATGACCATAGCGATCCCCGCAACTTTTGGAATCTCTATTCTGTCAAAGCCTATTTTAACTATTCTATCCACTCCAGAAATTGCTTCTCAGGGGTATCTTATTACTCCTTTTGTTGCGTTGGGTGCTCTATTATTAGGGGTTTACGGGATAATAGTGCAAGTATTAGTTTTAGAAAAAAGGACACTAATTACGGGTAAAATATGGATTATTGCGGCGATATTAAATCTTCTATTAAATTTTGTTTTTATCCCTTACTTTGGAATTGTGGGAGCAGCCATCACAACATTAATTGCTTTCACTATCAGTCTTATTTTAACAATGCATTATTCATTTAAATTCTTAAAGTTTGATGTAAATTTAGAATTCATATTAAAAAGCGTAGTTTCTTCAATATTGATGTCTTATATAATTTATTTATTAAATCCAGAAGGGTTGATCTCCATTTTACTTACAATAGGGGTTTGTGCATCAGTTTATTTTATAGTGTTATATTCTTTAAAAGGATTTGATAAAAATGAATTTGAATTACTGTATAATATTATAAAACATTAA
- a CDS encoding IS4 family transposase, which produces MNITKQRAFPTIPNKNICVPIGSILAVQLFYEKLNFCDIFGKHKNKGLDLNSLLIGLLSYKLTENFSIKEAGKWLNQEEILEILNLERFHERVLYRTLELLGRNREEILSDILDSLFCVYGFEEKDIKMDWTSIVLYGTKSNLGKYGYSRDHRPDKLQITVGISELANPINIPIGVTVNKGNVLDLEHFSDTYNQVKSRLKKGSFIVFDKGANTKDNIDIIQEDEMDYLTSMKLNTSDDKIIEKFDLERAELIDSKKGIYGIKIVKPSSIKYFYFSEALQKRQLESKARAVMRKLKEAKEIQKAIINNKKLPKKFRVNNELIEIDYSFRTKLEELSDEEAVELLKASLINGREGFFCLKSNRHLTLEDALITYRKKDSIEKIFHSLKNEIQIKPLRLWSEDSIYGAIILGFIAQLFISLMRYEFEELKHTSTKFIKKSLKNLTLTIKFKINGVKNHIFANFDWINSLIVAKRNEIT; this is translated from the coding sequence ATGAACATCACAAAACAGAGAGCATTCCCTACAATTCCTAACAAGAATATATGTGTTCCTATCGGATCGATTCTTGCCGTCCAACTCTTTTATGAAAAGCTTAATTTCTGTGATATTTTTGGCAAACATAAAAACAAGGGTCTTGATCTCAATAGTTTGCTGATCGGTTTGCTAAGCTACAAGCTGACTGAAAATTTTAGTATCAAAGAAGCTGGCAAATGGTTAAATCAGGAAGAAATTCTCGAGATATTGAATCTTGAAAGGTTTCATGAAAGAGTTCTTTACAGAACTCTTGAACTCTTAGGACGTAACAGAGAGGAAATTCTCTCTGATATTCTGGATTCTCTATTTTGTGTATATGGTTTTGAAGAGAAGGATATAAAAATGGATTGGACGAGTATAGTCCTTTATGGGACTAAATCCAACCTTGGTAAATACGGGTATAGCAGAGATCACAGGCCTGATAAGCTGCAGATAACTGTTGGAATTAGTGAATTAGCTAACCCCATTAACATACCTATTGGAGTTACAGTGAATAAAGGAAACGTTCTTGATCTTGAGCACTTTTCTGACACTTATAACCAGGTGAAAAGTAGACTTAAAAAAGGCTCTTTTATTGTTTTTGATAAAGGAGCTAATACCAAAGATAATATCGATATTATACAGGAAGATGAGATGGACTATCTCACTTCCATGAAACTGAATACGAGTGACGATAAAATAATTGAGAAATTTGATCTGGAAAGAGCAGAACTGATAGATTCCAAAAAAGGTATATATGGGATAAAAATAGTCAAGCCTAGCAGCATTAAATATTTCTATTTCTCTGAAGCTCTACAGAAAAGGCAATTAGAATCAAAAGCAAGAGCTGTTATGAGGAAATTAAAGGAAGCAAAAGAGATTCAGAAGGCCATCATAAACAACAAAAAGCTTCCTAAGAAATTCAGAGTAAATAATGAGTTGATCGAGATTGATTACTCTTTTAGAACTAAGCTAGAAGAGCTTAGTGACGAGGAAGCTGTAGAACTCCTAAAAGCTTCACTGATTAATGGAAGAGAAGGATTTTTCTGTCTGAAATCAAACAGGCATTTGACACTTGAAGATGCATTGATAACATACAGAAAAAAGGATTCTATTGAGAAAATATTCCATTCATTGAAAAATGAAATTCAGATTAAGCCATTAAGGTTGTGGTCGGAAGATAGCATTTATGGAGCCATTATCCTTGGGTTTATCGCCCAATTATTCATATCGCTGATGCGATATGAATTTGAAGAGCTAAAACACACGTCTACAAAATTCATTAAAAAAAGCTTGAAGAATTTGACACTTACAATCAAGTTCAAGATAAATGGTGTCAAAAACCATATTTTTGCGAATTTTGACTGGATCAATAGCTTGATAGTAGCAAAAAGGAATGAAATTACATAG
- the istA gene encoding IS21 family transposase: MLKTEEWLLIRDLYSQGFSISEIAKQTGFDRKTVRKYLRLKTLPEPQKRSGRKSKLDPFKPYIQEKLKEGPYTAARLYREIKEMGFDGGKTIVKDFVQKVRPEQGIPAVLRYETKPGVQAQVDWGELGTVEVDGKVKKLFCFNMILGYSRMRYVEFTLSIDTPTLIQCHLNAFEYFGGFTQEILYDNMKQVVIKRALKSSDSEWNSQFEDFFKCFGFVPRLCRPYRPQTKGKIENMVGYVKRDFFLGRRFTSLEDLNGQVNRWLERVNSIVHGTTYQIPLERFKEENLSPLDQVPPYKVVHKEARKVSRDCYISFLGNKYSVPYRFAGRTAELHILEGKLGIYVDHEKVCEHEILPGNCRVSRKKEHFQGLLSEILKENSKCKKGSQIPLKFSGPDVEKRSLDIYETFSEGGFE, translated from the coding sequence ATGCTGAAAACGGAGGAATGGCTATTGATACGAGATTTGTATTCACAAGGCTTTAGCATCAGTGAAATCGCCAAACAAACAGGCTTTGACAGGAAAACTGTGAGGAAATATCTCCGACTGAAAACCTTGCCCGAACCCCAGAAACGTTCTGGAAGAAAGAGCAAGCTTGATCCTTTCAAACCTTACATACAAGAAAAACTCAAAGAAGGTCCCTATACTGCTGCTCGCCTCTATCGGGAAATCAAAGAAATGGGTTTTGATGGAGGAAAAACCATAGTCAAGGACTTCGTACAAAAAGTCCGACCTGAGCAGGGAATCCCTGCCGTACTCCGCTATGAAACAAAACCAGGTGTCCAGGCTCAGGTTGACTGGGGAGAGTTAGGAACAGTTGAGGTTGATGGAAAGGTAAAGAAACTCTTTTGTTTCAACATGATTCTTGGATATTCCAGAATGAGATATGTTGAATTTACACTGAGCATAGACACTCCAACTCTTATCCAGTGTCATCTGAATGCTTTTGAGTACTTTGGAGGATTTACACAGGAGATTCTATACGATAACATGAAACAGGTTGTTATCAAAAGAGCATTAAAATCATCAGATTCTGAATGGAACTCACAGTTTGAGGATTTCTTTAAATGCTTTGGTTTTGTTCCCCGGTTATGCAGGCCTTACAGGCCTCAAACAAAAGGCAAAATTGAAAATATGGTAGGGTATGTCAAAAGGGATTTCTTCCTTGGAAGAAGGTTTACATCTCTCGAAGACCTGAACGGCCAAGTTAACAGGTGGTTAGAAAGGGTAAATTCAATTGTCCACGGAACAACCTATCAAATCCCTCTTGAACGCTTTAAGGAGGAGAACCTGAGCCCTCTGGATCAGGTTCCTCCTTACAAAGTTGTCCATAAGGAGGCCAGAAAGGTCTCCAGAGACTGTTATATTTCGTTCCTTGGAAATAAGTATTCTGTTCCTTACAGGTTTGCAGGAAGAACTGCAGAACTTCATATTTTGGAAGGAAAATTAGGGATTTATGTTGATCATGAGAAGGTCTGTGAACATGAAATTCTTCCTGGTAACTGTAGAGTTTCAAGGAAAAAGGAACATTTCCAGGGTCTACTGAGTGAGATTCTTAAAGAGAACTCAAAATGCAAAAAAGGCTCACAGATTCCGTTGAAATTCTCAGGTCCCGATGTTGAAAAAAGGTCTCTTGATATCTATGAAACATTCAGTGAAGGTG